Proteins encoded in a region of the Enterococcus gilvus ATCC BAA-350 genome:
- a CDS encoding deoxynucleoside kinase codes for MSVIVLAGTIGAGKSSLTAMLSEHLGSQAFYESIEDNEVLPLFYADPEQYAFLLQIYFLNKRFDSIKKAMQDDNNVLDRSIYEDSLLFHLNADLGRATETEVKVYDELLANMMQELPYAAHKKHPDLLVHIRVSFETMMERIQKRGREYEQLEFDPTLYDYYKELNSRYDQWYEEYNESPKIQIDGDRLNFVDDAVARDEVIRLIDEKILEVQGVSVD; via the coding sequence ATGAGCGTGATCGTATTAGCAGGAACTATTGGAGCAGGGAAATCAAGTTTGACGGCGATGTTGTCAGAACATTTAGGCAGTCAAGCTTTTTATGAATCAATTGAAGATAATGAGGTATTGCCGTTGTTTTACGCGGATCCAGAACAATATGCCTTTTTATTGCAGATTTATTTTTTGAATAAGCGTTTTGATAGCATCAAAAAGGCGATGCAAGATGACAATAATGTGTTGGATCGTTCCATTTATGAGGATTCCTTATTGTTCCATCTGAATGCCGATCTTGGTCGAGCAACAGAGACAGAAGTAAAGGTCTATGATGAATTGTTGGCTAACATGATGCAGGAACTACCATATGCTGCACATAAGAAGCATCCCGATCTGTTAGTTCACATTCGTGTTTCTTTTGAAACGATGATGGAACGTATCCAAAAGCGTGGACGGGAATATGAACAATTGGAATTTGATCCAACTTTGTATGATTACTATAAAGAATTGAATAGTCGTTATGACCAATGGTATGAAGAATATAACGAAAGCCCTAAAATCCAAATTGATGGAGATCGCTTGAATTTTGTTGACGATGCAGTTGCTCGGGACGAAGTGATTCGTTTGATTGATGAAAAAATTTTAGAGGTTCAAGGAGTTTCCGTAGATTAA
- a CDS encoding IS3 family transposase, protein MKSKRTGSTKQAFRNGERLRKKVTRDSTAKPVLTFVRNVELYQTISELHEEKHYSITNLCQLAGIARSSYYKWLKWKPSKKELENRKLAKEIQKKYDSKKGAIGYRQIRIQLNRTFKKNYSKKRYYRLMKVLGIKAVIKKKRPTYVKATEANVAENRLNRKFIAEKPNQKWCTDITELRYGNGRKAYLSAIIDLYDHSIVSWKLGHSNNNPLVMDTVKKAMRKNPGVRPLLHSDRGFQYTSYDYKALQVNYKFTKSMSRVGRCLDNQPIEHFWGTFKEEKFYQESYQSFDELKKSVSSYMRYYNNYRYSEALNELSPNEFRRQAA, encoded by the coding sequence ATTAAGAGTAAAAGAACTGGAAGCACGAAACAAGCATTTAGAAATGGAGAACGACTTCGCAAAAAAGTTACAAGAGATTCAACGGCGAAACCGGTCCTCACGTTCGTAAGAAACGTGGAACTCTATCAAACGATTTCAGAACTGCATGAAGAGAAGCACTATTCAATCACGAATCTCTGTCAATTGGCTGGGATCGCACGCTCTTCTTACTATAAATGGTTGAAGTGGAAACCCTCAAAAAAAGAACTTGAAAACAGAAAACTGGCAAAAGAGATCCAGAAGAAATATGACAGTAAAAAAGGCGCTATCGGGTATCGGCAAATTCGTATTCAACTGAATCGAACATTCAAGAAAAACTATTCTAAGAAACGTTATTACCGCCTAATGAAAGTACTTGGGATTAAAGCAGTGATCAAGAAAAAGCGTCCGACCTATGTAAAAGCAACGGAAGCTAACGTTGCAGAAAACAGGTTAAACCGCAAATTTATCGCTGAAAAGCCCAATCAAAAATGGTGTACGGATATTACTGAATTGAGATACGGCAATGGCCGAAAGGCTTATTTGAGTGCGATCATCGATCTTTATGATCACTCGATCGTTTCTTGGAAGCTCGGTCATTCCAATAATAATCCACTTGTCATGGATACTGTAAAAAAAGCCATGCGTAAGAATCCTGGCGTCAGACCGCTGCTTCATAGTGATCGCGGGTTTCAATACACCTCTTATGATTACAAAGCACTCCAAGTAAACTATAAATTCACCAAAAGTATGTCTCGAGTCGGTCGCTGCCTGGACAATCAACCGATCGAACATTTTTGGGGAACATTTAAAGAAGAAAAATTCTATCAAGAAAGCTATCAAAGCTTTGATGAACTAAAGAAATCTGTCAGTAGTTATATGCGGTACTACAATAATTATCGCTACTCTGAAGCGTTAAATGAGCTTTCACCAAACGAATTCAGAAGGCAAGCCGCATAA
- a CDS encoding Cof-type HAD-IIB family hydrolase: protein MYRLIACDLDETLLDKGRHVSEKTRETIKKAETNGLVFAPATGRGFYSIKQTLEELDAANKAAHYMIGFNGGVVVENQGPTIIKDFPMNFETLARLFEFGSNYEVAIHLYTFDQTYVYHSNPDEDAYLLTIPHEKRLDDDFGFLKDQTCYKALFQNLDRSYLEKIEKEMPLDLRESLEISYSSNRYIEFNPKGVNKGIALQTLAEHLAIPMNETIAIGDNTNDLAMIRAAELGIAVANAVPAVKEAAQHTTNANHEQSAVAEVIESFIL from the coding sequence ATGTACCGATTAATTGCTTGTGACTTGGATGAAACATTATTAGATAAAGGCCGACATGTATCCGAAAAGACACGAGAAACGATAAAAAAAGCAGAGACAAACGGCCTTGTATTCGCACCTGCGACAGGTCGCGGATTTTATTCGATCAAACAAACTTTAGAAGAATTGGACGCTGCAAATAAAGCGGCGCATTACATGATTGGATTCAACGGCGGTGTTGTCGTGGAAAATCAAGGCCCGACGATTATCAAAGACTTTCCCATGAATTTTGAAACACTTGCTCGTTTGTTTGAATTTGGATCAAATTACGAAGTGGCAATTCATCTTTACACGTTTGATCAAACCTATGTTTATCACAGTAACCCGGATGAGGACGCCTACTTATTAACGATTCCCCATGAAAAAAGACTAGATGATGATTTTGGTTTTCTAAAAGATCAGACTTGCTACAAAGCTTTATTTCAAAATTTAGATCGCAGCTATTTAGAAAAAATAGAAAAAGAAATGCCTCTTGACCTGCGGGAATCATTAGAGATCAGTTATTCTTCCAACCGCTACATTGAGTTCAACCCCAAAGGTGTGAATAAAGGGATTGCGCTACAGACACTGGCGGAACACTTAGCTATTCCGATGAATGAAACCATTGCTATCGGTGATAATACCAATGATCTGGCAATGATTCGTGCAGCAGAATTAGGGATCGCTGTGGCAAATGCCGTACCCGCAGTCAAAGAAGCGGCACAGCATACTACTAACGCCAATCATGAACAAAGTGCGGTAGCTGAAGTCATCGAATCCTTTATACTTTAA
- a CDS encoding magnesium transporter CorA family protein, which yields MDIKKTFNQGMYSWVRVDSTQAHEIKKLRADYAISDEMLTYALDDNERARVEYDPLEKAFLLIFNVPNLLKKDNHYETSPMAFILKDQYFFSFVNERTAYVENIIENLLSNEPNQSTASLLFHTLFLISDYYFPLVEEVDSQRIQLNKKLREKTTNKNLLALSDLEIGLVYLVTATKQNAVLLEQVKAQAIFSSFTDKEKEELDDALIEARQAVEMTRLSSEILDQLSGTYNNLLNNNLNDTMKILTIWSLLLTIPTIVTGFFGMNMPLPFTHSEASWIVTVVISVALSIWLILILWRRIR from the coding sequence ATGGATATAAAAAAGACGTTCAATCAGGGGATGTATTCATGGGTCCGCGTAGATAGTACCCAAGCGCATGAAATAAAAAAATTACGAGCTGATTATGCGATCAGTGATGAAATGCTGACGTATGCCTTGGATGATAATGAACGCGCGCGGGTAGAGTATGACCCGTTGGAAAAGGCCTTTTTGTTAATTTTTAATGTGCCGAACCTCTTGAAAAAGGACAATCATTATGAGACTAGTCCCATGGCATTTATTTTAAAGGATCAATACTTTTTTTCTTTTGTGAATGAACGAACTGCGTATGTTGAAAATATCATCGAGAACTTATTGTCGAATGAACCCAATCAAAGCACTGCGAGCTTACTCTTCCACACGCTATTTTTGATTTCCGATTATTATTTTCCATTAGTGGAAGAAGTGGATAGTCAGAGAATTCAGTTGAATAAAAAGCTTCGAGAAAAGACCACCAACAAAAATCTGTTGGCACTTTCTGATTTGGAGATAGGATTGGTTTATCTGGTGACCGCGACTAAGCAGAATGCGGTGCTGCTAGAACAAGTGAAGGCGCAGGCGATTTTTTCTAGCTTCACTGATAAGGAAAAAGAAGAGTTAGATGATGCTTTGATCGAGGCAAGACAAGCGGTAGAAATGACAAGATTATCTAGTGAGATTTTAGATCAGTTATCTGGCACGTACAATAATCTATTAAACAATAATTTGAATGATACGATGAAAATTTTGACGATTTGGTCATTGTTGTTAACCATCCCGACCATTGTCACAGGGTTCTTTGGGATGAATATGCCGCTTCCTTTTACACATTCAGAAGCGAGTTGGATCGTTACTGTAGTGATTAGTGTGGCACTCTCAATCTGGTTAATTTTGATTTTATGGCGAAGAATACGTTAA
- a CDS encoding helix-turn-helix domain-containing protein, with amino-acid sequence MSKRSIYSPEEKFQIISEVMDKRRSVNSVAKKHSLSWTTINNWIRKYNDDGIEGLKEATTWNQYDSGQKQEAVLAVINEEMSLYRATTFFQISSTSVLRRWVSRYTNGETLKSTSKGSVPKTMKKGRKTTYQERIEIAQYTIANELNYAQAIEKYDVSYQQVYSWVKKYQQHGEEALKDNRGRNKSSEFLTEEERLKLRVKELEARNKHLEMENDFAKKLQEIQRRNRSSRS; translated from the coding sequence ATGTCAAAGAGAAGTATTTATTCTCCAGAAGAAAAATTTCAAATTATTTCAGAAGTGATGGATAAACGTCGTAGTGTGAACAGTGTCGCTAAGAAGCATTCCCTTTCTTGGACGACGATAAACAATTGGATTCGTAAATATAATGATGACGGAATCGAGGGACTAAAAGAAGCAACAACGTGGAATCAGTACGATAGTGGACAAAAGCAGGAGGCTGTTTTGGCTGTCATAAATGAAGAAATGTCTCTCTATCGAGCAACGACGTTTTTTCAAATTTCTTCGACCTCTGTGTTAAGAAGATGGGTTTCACGCTATACTAATGGGGAAACACTAAAATCAACAAGTAAAGGCAGTGTACCCAAAACCATGAAAAAAGGACGTAAAACCACCTATCAAGAGCGTATCGAGATCGCTCAATATACAATCGCTAATGAACTGAACTACGCACAGGCGATCGAAAAATATGATGTCTCTTACCAACAAGTGTACTCTTGGGTAAAGAAATACCAGCAACACGGAGAAGAAGCACTAAAAGACAATCGTGGACGAAACAAATCAAGCGAGTTCTTAACCGAAGAAGAGCGGTTGAAATTAAGAGTAAAAGAACTGGAAGCACGAAACAAGCATTTAGAAATGGAGAACGACTTCGCAAAAAAGTTACAAGAGATTCAACGGCGAAACCGGTCCTCACGTTCGTAA